One window from the genome of Candidatus Flexicrinis affinis encodes:
- a CDS encoding SUMF1/EgtB/PvdO family nonheme iron enzyme, translating to MSNSLAGQTLGKYELRDLLGEGGMGAVYRAYDHSLNRQVAVKVISLAKNDPELQARFIREAQTAAALEHSHIVRVYDYGIDREISYVVMQHLTGGSLSERIKQATRQGRPLASLSEVSLLLDQLASALDYAHLQGVIHRDIKPQNVMFNNQGQAFIVDFGIAKLISGSTNLTHSGMAMGTPSYMSPEQWASRELTPAADQYALGIMTYQLISGRLPFEAETPLQVMYKHMNDQPTPLSTFRPDIPPSLLLVIDRALSKDYHQRFPNCTQFAQAFGAAVSGTQAGSTEYFTFKLAAAKPSGLPYTPTPSQPPPATPTPGSSPSMPALPAARPAQRSRGLLIGVIGIVATVAILAALLLGGRGTGDVEMTVTAQHLTLIAAGLSTDSAATQRSGIEVLVTDTREPTVTDTPSATRTATQTVPPTATATLSAREAALATVNAAPALTETQRALTPTEDFEATIRAEITNVYLEALTETATHRPPTATLTPTPSFAATNTPTYTPSVTASHTPTFTPTDTATATSTDTPTVTPSNTPTATATLTFTPTEDVAATLAVELTAAFIVGETATAESWTDTPTASFTPTVTATPTGTLTPSSTHTSTATPTDTPTFTLTPTDTPTATPTASDTLTPTLTSTPTETATATDTATATPTLTATRTPTLTFTPSVTPTQTATSDQPTPTLTPTEVITGRVASSQAVNVRQGPGTIYDLEFVLRSGAQFTASGQNKDATWLKIRSEDGRSGWIASSLVRLDTSLPDPGYVLRNADWTPVEREFDGVPMMLVPAGCFDMGSENGASDERPVHEQCILEPLWIDKTEVTQEQFRRFGGVQARPSVFQGEDLPVENITWFEARDFCALRGARLPSEAEWEYAARGPDNLAYPWGDTFESPRVVFRQTAGGSTNEVGTLGSNASWVGALDLIGNVWEWTESDYAPFPFSGMGVTPPINTSSSTLRVLRGGSYTSPAENLNALRRFAPQATYIYSNIGVRCVKDHESGESIDPDSADSSTVESMVEATSAFELPQNLPILINSVEIPGRVISPQSVNVRSGPGTNYGIIAVAQPGEIVTAVGISTTGDWVRIRVAAERVGWISSSFVELDGSFDDSGLILRNLDWDPVIRDFGAANMVLVPSGCFEMGTEGAEPALRPTHVVCIEKPYWLDQTEVTQAQFESSGGIKAKPNYFTGSSNPVEQVTWFEARDYCLSIGARLPSEAEWEFAARGPDGLTYPWGNEPTSDVASVLSEPRARTAAVGRYPDGASWVGALDMSGNVWEWTSSVYAGYPYGSQSESEATSADLQRVIRGGSWVYDPRDLRSVIRSRIGPSYWNKYLGFRCARDYDGS from the coding sequence ATGTCGAACAGCCTAGCAGGCCAAACCCTTGGGAAGTATGAACTGCGCGACCTGCTTGGTGAAGGCGGTATGGGTGCGGTTTATCGTGCCTACGACCACAGCCTGAACCGGCAGGTAGCTGTCAAAGTCATCAGCCTCGCCAAGAACGATCCCGAGCTGCAAGCCCGCTTCATCCGCGAAGCGCAGACCGCTGCCGCGCTCGAACACAGCCACATCGTCCGCGTCTACGACTACGGTATCGATCGCGAGATCAGCTATGTCGTGATGCAGCACCTGACCGGCGGATCGCTGTCCGAGCGCATCAAGCAGGCGACGCGGCAGGGACGCCCGCTCGCCAGCCTCAGCGAAGTGTCGCTGCTGCTCGACCAGCTCGCCAGTGCGCTCGATTACGCCCACCTTCAGGGCGTGATCCACCGTGACATCAAGCCGCAGAACGTCATGTTCAACAATCAGGGACAGGCGTTCATCGTCGATTTCGGGATCGCCAAGCTGATCTCGGGGTCGACCAACCTGACCCATTCTGGCATGGCGATGGGCACGCCAAGCTACATGTCGCCTGAGCAGTGGGCGAGTAGGGAACTCACACCCGCTGCCGATCAGTACGCGCTCGGCATCATGACCTATCAACTGATCTCGGGCCGGCTTCCGTTCGAGGCCGAAACGCCGCTGCAGGTCATGTACAAGCACATGAACGATCAGCCGACGCCGCTGAGCACGTTCCGGCCGGACATCCCGCCCTCGCTGCTGCTGGTGATCGACCGCGCGCTGTCGAAAGACTATCATCAGCGGTTCCCCAACTGCACCCAGTTTGCGCAAGCTTTCGGCGCCGCGGTGAGCGGGACGCAAGCCGGCAGCACGGAGTACTTCACGTTCAAGCTGGCAGCGGCCAAACCGTCCGGGTTGCCCTACACTCCGACCCCAAGCCAACCTCCGCCGGCGACACCGACGCCCGGCAGCAGTCCGTCGATGCCGGCGCTTCCTGCGGCACGTCCGGCACAGCGCTCGCGCGGTTTGCTGATCGGCGTGATCGGCATCGTTGCGACCGTAGCAATTCTGGCCGCGCTGCTGCTCGGCGGACGCGGCACAGGCGACGTCGAGATGACCGTGACTGCCCAGCATCTGACGCTAATTGCAGCAGGTCTGTCCACCGACAGCGCGGCGACGCAGCGGAGCGGCATCGAAGTCCTCGTAACCGATACACGTGAGCCGACAGTTACGGACACGCCCAGCGCGACACGGACCGCCACGCAGACCGTTCCGCCGACAGCGACCGCGACGCTGAGTGCCCGCGAAGCCGCGCTGGCCACGGTGAATGCAGCGCCGGCGCTGACCGAGACGCAGCGCGCGCTCACGCCGACCGAAGACTTCGAGGCGACGATTCGGGCGGAGATCACCAACGTATATCTCGAGGCGCTGACCGAGACGGCGACGCACCGACCGCCGACTGCCACCCTCACACCAACGCCATCCTTCGCCGCGACGAACACGCCCACCTACACGCCGTCGGTTACGGCATCACACACACCAACATTCACCCCAACCGACACGGCAACGGCCACCAGCACCGATACCCCGACCGTAACCCCGTCGAACACGCCGACGGCAACCGCGACGCTCACCTTCACGCCAACCGAGGATGTTGCGGCAACGCTGGCCGTCGAGCTGACGGCCGCGTTCATCGTCGGTGAGACGGCAACTGCCGAGTCATGGACAGACACGCCGACGGCCTCGTTCACGCCAACCGTGACGGCGACTCCCACAGGTACGCTGACGCCGTCATCGACGCATACGTCAACCGCGACTCCGACCGATACGCCGACATTTACGCTTACACCCACGGACACGCCAACCGCGACGCCGACGGCGAGTGACACACTCACTCCGACGCTGACCTCGACGCCGACAGAAACAGCGACTGCCACAGACACTGCCACAGCGACGCCAACGCTCACCGCCACCCGGACACCGACGCTCACCTTCACGCCAAGCGTGACCCCAACCCAGACCGCGACGTCCGATCAGCCGACGCCGACATTGACCCCGACTGAGGTGATCACTGGTAGAGTGGCATCGTCGCAAGCCGTGAACGTGCGGCAAGGGCCCGGGACAATATACGATCTCGAATTCGTCTTGCGTTCCGGAGCGCAGTTCACGGCATCGGGTCAGAACAAGGACGCTACCTGGCTGAAGATCAGGTCCGAGGACGGTCGTTCCGGCTGGATTGCGTCCTCACTCGTTAGGCTCGACACTTCCCTTCCTGATCCTGGTTACGTACTACGGAATGCAGACTGGACTCCGGTCGAGCGCGAGTTCGATGGGGTGCCCATGATGCTTGTCCCCGCTGGATGCTTCGACATGGGAAGCGAGAACGGAGCGTCCGACGAACGGCCTGTGCATGAGCAATGCATTCTAGAGCCATTATGGATCGACAAGACTGAAGTCACTCAAGAACAATTTCGACGTTTCGGCGGAGTACAAGCACGTCCTAGTGTATTCCAGGGAGAAGACCTTCCCGTCGAGAACATTACTTGGTTTGAAGCACGCGACTTCTGTGCCTTGCGCGGAGCTCGCCTGCCTTCCGAAGCAGAATGGGAATACGCGGCACGCGGTCCAGATAACTTGGCATATCCTTGGGGCGACACGTTTGAGTCGCCACGAGTAGTATTTAGGCAAACTGCAGGCGGGTCTACGAATGAAGTGGGAACCCTTGGGTCAAATGCGTCATGGGTAGGTGCGCTTGACCTAATCGGCAATGTCTGGGAATGGACTGAAAGCGATTATGCGCCTTTTCCCTTCAGTGGAATGGGTGTCACCCCTCCAATCAACACCAGTTCATCGACACTTCGAGTTCTCCGGGGTGGATCATACACAAGTCCTGCAGAGAACTTGAACGCGTTGCGTCGCTTTGCGCCTCAAGCGACTTACATCTACTCCAATATCGGCGTTCGGTGTGTGAAGGACCACGAATCTGGTGAGTCAATCGACCCCGACAGTGCGGACAGTAGTACCGTAGAAAGTATGGTTGAGGCTACATCTGCATTTGAGCTTCCTCAGAATTTGCCTATACTGATCAACTCGGTCGAGATCCCTGGTCGAGTCATCTCGCCCCAGTCAGTCAATGTTCGGTCTGGGCCAGGAACCAACTATGGAATAATCGCAGTCGCACAACCGGGTGAGATCGTGACTGCTGTTGGCATCAGTACGACGGGAGATTGGGTACGGATACGTGTCGCTGCAGAGCGCGTGGGGTGGATTTCCTCATCTTTTGTGGAGCTAGACGGTTCATTCGACGATTCCGGTCTTATACTGCGTAATTTGGATTGGGATCCCGTCATCCGTGATTTTGGAGCAGCGAACATGGTCCTTGTTCCATCAGGATGTTTCGAAATGGGGACAGAAGGTGCTGAGCCCGCCCTACGTCCGACACACGTTGTATGCATAGAGAAGCCTTACTGGCTCGATCAAACAGAGGTGACGCAGGCGCAGTTTGAATCGAGTGGCGGAATCAAGGCCAAGCCAAACTACTTCACTGGATCAAGCAATCCCGTTGAACAAGTAACTTGGTTTGAAGCACGCGATTACTGCCTAAGCATTGGTGCCAGACTTCCGTCCGAAGCGGAGTGGGAATTCGCGGCACGAGGTCCTGACGGTCTTACGTATCCTTGGGGCAATGAACCAACAAGCGACGTAGCAAGTGTTCTTTCAGAACCGCGCGCCAGGACCGCAGCCGTTGGACGCTATCCCGATGGAGCTTCGTGGGTTGGTGCGCTTGACATGTCCGGCAATGTCTGGGAGTGGACGAGCAGTGTCTACGCTGGATATCCATACGGCAGTCAGAGCGAAAGCGAAGCTACTAGCGCCGATCTCCAACGGGTTATTCGTGGAGGATCATGGGTCTATGATCCCCGAGATCTTAGAAGTGTTATCCGAAGTAGAATCGGTCCGAGCTATTGGAACAAGTATCTCGGCTTTCGTTGTGCGCGAGACTATGACGGCAGTTGA